In one window of Prevotella fusca JCM 17724 DNA:
- a CDS encoding DUF4112 domain-containing protein, which produces MMKGDNYLGNISSNEQSGVPTGKGQSLNSKEDARRQRREKRIRDLKESRSFWLISTITKWADKYFLDALLGFVPSVGDLVSSAFGLPFIYVSLVKVKSIPLTLAIIYNYLVDILLGSIPFFIGDVIDFFCKAHVKNLDLITRYVEGDKKTIRQVRSKALLTAILIILLSVIIYFVFSLLIGVTEWTWSLIVAMFNWLSAFLTGSYS; this is translated from the coding sequence ATGATGAAAGGAGATAATTATCTGGGTAATATTTCAAGTAATGAGCAGAGTGGTGTTCCTACAGGGAAGGGGCAATCTTTGAATAGCAAGGAGGATGCACGTAGACAGAGAAGAGAAAAACGTATTCGGGATTTGAAGGAGTCAAGGTCGTTTTGGCTTATTAGTACTATTACGAAATGGGCTGATAAGTATTTCTTAGACGCACTTCTTGGTTTTGTTCCATCTGTTGGCGATCTTGTTTCCTCTGCTTTTGGTTTACCTTTTATATACGTTTCGCTGGTGAAGGTAAAGTCTATTCCACTTACTTTAGCTATTATATATAACTATTTAGTGGATATACTCTTGGGTAGTATTCCTTTTTTTATAGGCGATGTCATAGATTTTTTCTGCAAAGCACACGTAAAGAATTTGGACTTGATTACACGCTATGTGGAAGGAGATAAGAAAACTATCCGACAGGTGAGGTCGAAGGCTTTGTTGACTGCAATTCTTATTATACTCCTCAGCGTAATTATTTACTTCGTCTTCAGCTTATTGATAGGTGTAACGGAATGGACTTGGAGCTTGATTGTGGCAATGTTTAATTGGCTGTCAGCCTTTTTAACTGGTTCATACAGCTAA